Proteins encoded in a region of the Petroclostridium xylanilyticum genome:
- a CDS encoding ABC transporter ATP-binding protein, with the protein MIWIKNLTKQYGKVKALDNVSFTIKTGEIFGIVGPNGAGKSTLISIISTVLKPTEGDVVIDEYSIIKNPEHIRRKIGYVPQEIALYSTLSVADNLKFWAGITATGLKKVTSADIRRIAAIVGLEEKLNIKVVQLSGGMKRRLNIAVAMLNDPEIIIMDEPTVGVDIKARREIMRFIKDLANQGKTVIYTSHSSEEIEVLCNRIALLNEGKLLFEGSLEEARKQAEERNISSLFSGRPPRLDDILCYLGNWESD; encoded by the coding sequence ATGATATGGATAAAAAATCTCACAAAGCAATATGGAAAAGTAAAGGCTCTTGACAATGTTAGTTTTACAATAAAAACCGGTGAGATTTTCGGAATAGTAGGACCAAATGGCGCAGGTAAATCAACGCTCATCTCTATAATTTCTACAGTACTAAAGCCAACAGAAGGAGATGTAGTAATAGATGAATACAGTATCATAAAGAATCCTGAACATATAAGAAGGAAAATTGGGTATGTACCGCAGGAGATAGCCCTTTATTCCACACTATCTGTTGCTGACAATCTAAAGTTTTGGGCAGGAATAACCGCTACTGGATTAAAGAAGGTTACCAGTGCAGACATAAGGCGCATTGCAGCTATTGTAGGTTTGGAGGAAAAGCTTAATATAAAGGTAGTACAGCTGTCAGGCGGTATGAAAAGGAGGCTAAATATAGCCGTTGCAATGTTAAATGACCCTGAGATTATCATTATGGACGAACCTACGGTAGGTGTAGACATTAAAGCCAGAAGGGAAATTATGAGATTTATAAAGGACCTGGCCAATCAGGGTAAAACTGTAATTTATACCAGTCACAGCTCAGAAGAAATTGAGGTTTTATGTAACCGGATAGCCTTGTTAAATGAAGGGAAGCTGTTATTTGAAGGCTCTCTTGAAGAAGCGCGGAAACAGGCTGAAGAACGGAATATCAGTTCGTTATTTTCGGGCCGGCCTCCCAGGCTGGATGATATTTTATGCTATCTGGGAAATTGGGAATCAGATTAA
- a CDS encoding DUF6583 family protein, with protein MKGNSQRQMNLLSVLAAGNKIKIILTTIIALLTIAGTALGYKMFFSKTPKQLYLEAEYRNYKVFAEKIKKIQEKERVKLVQYLLENPSHVVTELSGNISLDGNGMAAEQLDTIKDLLKKAKLVIDTKNNPKEKKSLSQISLQLNGSNLVDAHIFQSDRKLGLKVPLLYDKYFVLDTDNFKQSLENIGIQEDNIPEKILTWEDFKGVIKLPKEQLRSIGLDYGKFITSSIKEEEIVLTKNVTFKISDSEIKCKKFTLTMSEDRAKDLLAGLVSKFKDDEKLLELLTENVYNIARLMENTGNISSEELGKLTDRNEIKSVIKDGALEFKDLVANLKFPNGIKMSVLVDKQNNIVDRKIEFEIGYKEEDERILFMIFNSNLANKDQSEISELNVAIKPRGSSFKGKNELTFALNSYTVPNTKENTLKKKLEVYTKLYNNDREVLNGKSEININNQKDEQGEERIETDLVVTAKGEQDSGSYDIKLNGQILQDLKGTLKDKLFDADSDMKFKVDVNDSSIGNQALELKLKVKENIKLDETPDFPELGSSNSIDLINVNEAEKMEIIQEIQMQAFKFYMKNSQLFNLN; from the coding sequence ATGAAGGGCAATTCACAGCGACAAATGAATCTATTATCAGTGCTGGCAGCCGGCAATAAGATAAAAATAATCCTCACAACCATTATTGCATTATTAACCATTGCAGGGACGGCATTAGGATATAAGATGTTTTTCAGCAAAACACCCAAACAGCTGTACTTAGAAGCTGAATATAGAAACTATAAAGTTTTTGCTGAAAAGATAAAAAAGATTCAGGAAAAGGAAAGGGTAAAACTGGTACAATACTTACTGGAAAATCCCTCTCATGTTGTTACAGAGCTATCAGGAAATATTTCACTTGATGGGAACGGTATGGCTGCGGAACAATTGGATACTATCAAAGACTTGTTAAAAAAAGCAAAACTTGTCATAGACACAAAAAATAATCCAAAGGAAAAGAAAAGCCTGTCACAAATTTCGTTACAACTAAACGGAAGCAATCTTGTAGATGCTCATATCTTTCAATCGGACAGAAAATTAGGTTTGAAGGTTCCTTTATTATATGATAAATACTTTGTTCTGGATACGGATAATTTTAAACAAAGTCTCGAAAACATAGGAATCCAAGAGGATAATATTCCAGAAAAAATACTGACATGGGAAGATTTTAAGGGTGTAATAAAACTTCCCAAAGAGCAGTTACGGTCAATAGGTCTGGATTATGGAAAATTTATCACTTCTTCTATTAAGGAAGAGGAAATTGTATTAACGAAAAATGTAACTTTTAAAATAAGTGATTCTGAGATAAAGTGTAAAAAATTTACCCTTACCATGTCGGAAGATAGGGCTAAAGACTTACTGGCTGGGCTTGTAAGTAAGTTCAAAGATGATGAAAAGCTTTTGGAGCTGCTCACAGAAAATGTGTATAATATAGCCAGGTTAATGGAGAACACAGGGAACATTTCCAGTGAGGAGTTGGGAAAATTAACTGATCGAAATGAAATAAAATCGGTTATTAAAGATGGAGCTCTAGAATTTAAAGATTTAGTGGCAAACCTTAAATTCCCTAATGGAATAAAGATGTCTGTTTTAGTGGATAAACAGAATAATATTGTAGATAGAAAAATAGAATTTGAAATAGGATATAAAGAGGAAGATGAGAGAATTTTATTCATGATTTTTAATAGTAATCTGGCAAATAAAGACCAATCAGAAATAAGTGAGCTGAATGTAGCAATAAAGCCGCGGGGAAGTTCTTTCAAAGGCAAGAATGAACTAACATTTGCGTTAAATTCCTATACTGTCCCTAATACTAAAGAAAATACTCTCAAGAAAAAGCTGGAAGTATACACTAAATTATATAACAACGACAGAGAAGTATTGAATGGAAAAAGTGAAATCAATATAAACAATCAAAAAGATGAGCAGGGTGAGGAAAGAATAGAAACAGATTTGGTTGTAACTGCAAAAGGAGAACAAGACAGCGGCAGTTACGATATCAAGTTAAACGGTCAAATCTTACAGGACCTGAAAGGTACCCTTAAGGACAAATTGTTTGATGCTGATTCGGATATGAAGTTCAAGGTTGATGTAAACGATAGCAGCATTGGAAACCAGGCATTAGAGTTAAAATTGAAAGTGAAAGAAAACATCAAGCTGGATGAAACTCCGGATTTTCCAGAACTGGGCAGCAGCAATTCCATAGATTTGATAAATGTAAATGAAGCAGAAAAAATGGAAATAATACAGGAAATTCAAATGCAAGCTTTCAAGTTTTATATGAAAAATAGTCAGCTCTTTAATTTGAATTAA
- a CDS encoding peptidoglycan D,D-transpeptidase FtsI family protein: protein MLLQNNKRIIHILIAMSILFLSIIGYLTYFELFIKDKIITNSYNRRQWEREDDTIRGKIYDRNGIVLAESKVEGEKQERIYPYKNLYSHVIGYNSRTYGKSLIEANFNKYLLGINEFSAVFDLKNKLSGSEKKGNDLYLTIDHQLQIQAERLLKGKKGAIVVMNPKTGEILAMVSKPDFNPNDQNLAQNWREMVESEEHPFLPRATQGLYVPGSTYKVVTSAAAIENGMAGRTFDDKGFIIIDGKKIKNSGDKSYGNIDLKRALAVSSNTVFSQIGVDLGMENLKNAAEKVGFGKEIPFDISLNRSIFPYRNMSKTDMAAVGMGQGKLLVTPLHMAMIASGIANSGAMMKPILVNEVVSPGGNVLYNRKPAVLYQVMSVETAAKVKEMMQEVVTAGTGRNARIRGINVAGKTGTAENELTGREKNKEHAWFIGFAPVEDPQVAVAVIIEYSGSTGGQIAAPIARDLMIMWLNKK from the coding sequence ATGCTGTTGCAGAACAATAAAAGGATTATTCATATTCTTATTGCAATGAGTATACTCTTTCTTTCCATCATTGGATATTTGACATATTTTGAACTTTTTATCAAAGATAAGATTATTACCAATTCCTACAATCGCAGGCAATGGGAGCGTGAGGATGATACCATAAGGGGAAAGATTTATGATAGAAATGGAATTGTTTTGGCAGAGAGCAAGGTTGAGGGTGAGAAACAGGAAAGAATATATCCCTATAAAAATCTCTACAGTCACGTGATTGGCTATAATTCCAGAACCTATGGAAAGTCTCTGATTGAAGCAAATTTTAATAAGTATTTACTGGGTATTAATGAGTTCAGTGCTGTATTTGATTTAAAAAATAAACTAAGTGGTTCAGAGAAAAAAGGAAATGACCTCTACTTAACCATTGACCACCAGCTTCAAATCCAGGCAGAAAGACTTTTAAAAGGAAAAAAAGGAGCTATCGTAGTGATGAACCCAAAAACCGGAGAAATTTTGGCAATGGTGAGCAAGCCCGATTTTAATCCCAATGATCAAAATCTTGCACAAAACTGGAGAGAGATGGTGGAATCGGAAGAACATCCTTTTCTTCCACGTGCCACACAAGGGCTTTACGTGCCTGGTTCAACCTATAAAGTGGTGACCAGTGCAGCTGCTATAGAAAATGGAATGGCCGGCCGGACTTTTGACGATAAGGGATTTATCATTATCGACGGAAAAAAAATTAAAAATTCTGGGGATAAATCTTACGGTAATATTGATTTAAAACGTGCGCTGGCTGTGTCTAGCAATACGGTATTTTCACAGATAGGTGTAGATTTGGGGATGGAAAATTTAAAAAATGCTGCTGAAAAAGTCGGGTTCGGGAAAGAAATCCCTTTTGATATTTCTCTAAATCGGAGTATTTTTCCATATAGAAACATGAGCAAAACGGATATGGCGGCAGTAGGAATGGGACAGGGGAAACTTCTGGTAACTCCCCTTCACATGGCCATGATTGCTTCTGGTATTGCCAATAGCGGTGCAATGATGAAGCCTATTTTAGTGAATGAAGTTGTGTCTCCCGGGGGTAATGTACTGTACAATCGCAAACCTGCTGTTCTTTATCAGGTGATGTCAGTGGAAACAGCTGCAAAAGTAAAAGAGATGATGCAGGAGGTTGTAACAGCGGGTACAGGTAGAAATGCAAGAATCAGGGGAATTAATGTAGCAGGTAAAACCGGTACAGCCGAAAACGAACTAACAGGGAGAGAAAAAAATAAGGAACATGCATGGTTTATAGGTTTTGCACCGGTTGAAGATCCTCAGGTAGCAGTAGCAGTGATTATAGAATACAGTGGTTCTACAGGGGGCCAAATAGCTGCACCTATTGCCCGGGATTTGATGATAATGTGGTTGAATAAAAAGTAA